AGAATGCTAGCCATGTCTTTAGATTTGGTTCTGCTGTGCCAACATAATGGTTGATGGAATATAAAGAATCTTAATTACGTGGATTACTCATTTACTCCCATATGCAtggaagaataataataataattggagTGGGGCGATAATGAATACTGAACGCAAAAAAGGAATCGGACgtgactaatttcttcttttaatattttttattatttatttctgcaTTAAGCTTGGTATGctatagattaaaaaaaaaaggagtaaAACCGAAtgttaaaaagcaaaagaaacgtTACTCAACCCAATccaagtttaattttgatacacacaatataaaatattttagatagtTATTTTTGGTGGCGGATTTGAAAATGTGTTGTAAAACTGCAGCGTAACTCCTACAACACAGAAGGTTCTTCCAAGACAAGTTTAGGACATCAATTTtaaacacactaaaaataaacTATAACTTTATTTTTGATAGCATGAATTCTACTAAATTTAATActttattcaatatatatataatatttcaacAATACCAAATGTACATCAAACTCAATTACCAAAATCATTCATTactcattaatataaaatatatactaaaactaattatattatataaatatttatacataaatacataattattaatttttgtggTTGGTTTTAACGTGTAAATAAAATTCTTGATAATCTTTTCGAATTTCACATACTTTTAAGTGAGTACACCAAAAGATAATGTATTTATCTTGTTCCTAAACAACAATGGctgctgcttttttttttcacatgttGTGGCGAAGTGAAACGAAGATGAAATGTGAAATTGtacaagaagaatgagtattGGAATCATCTAGAAGAATATAATGTAGAGAAGAAAATAGAGGGCAGTAAGTAAGGAGGAGGAGAAAGTGAGAAGATGAGCATTGTTAGGGAGGCTTGGATAGTTATCAGGAGATGGCATGACACATTCCTCCCCATTGAATGAAACTTTTCTCGGAAATGTCCATCCTTCTCTGAATGTGAACTCCTCTGTGTCTTTGTGAAGCAGCATCTCTGTTTGCACATTTCCATCCTTCCCTGACAGCAACATGTCATTGTAGTACTCCAGCCCCCAAAACATCCCTGTATCGTCTGATAAGTAGTTTAGTCAAACATGTCAAATCATTTAACAGTTTTCAGCTGCAGAGTAACTTACTGATATTGCCGTAGATAGGGAGGGCCTTGTAGTTGAAGCTGAAAACTTGGGTCACACTTCGCAAGTTAGGGTGTAGCACAACGATGTTCCACTGCGAGTAGTTCTTGACCAAGTTGAGATTTGTGATGGTGATCTTTACGCGCCAATACTCTTTGTAACTCTGTTTGACGTGCCAGTGGATTCGAATTGGGCACATGTGACGCGAACACCTCACCACTTCCAATGACTCTTCTTGTGGCAGTTGCAACACCGATGATGAAGAACTGCAACATTTTCAATTATATCAGAAGGTAAAAACTCAAATGCAATCGACTTCACATGAAATTAatatctgagagccgttagatgatttgattgatttgattaaattttcatcttAACGGCtttcaaatatcaacttcacgtgaagttgactttacctgagttttcaccatcaAAGTGTAAATTCAGatgcagtcgactttacgtgaagttgatagctgagagccCTTAGATGATTTTACTGATTTAAACAAtgcaattaaaagtagaagaaagtgtGCGTATATATACTCGATACAATGTGCTCCTGGTAGGCCTTTGCAATTGCAGCTGCAAACGGGACAGGGAACGATGGTGCTGTTATAGAATGCAGATAAGGAGACGCAGCATTTCGGTGCAGGCGATGCTCGATACTGCGAGTACATACACGTCACATTCCACGTGTCTGCAGAATTTTGTTTTCcagatattttaatatgtattctatACGAGTCACTGATCTGGTCTAATAAGAGTCAGGTACCTAAGACTTGTTGCCATCGGTGTCCATCGGCGGTGAACTTGGTAGGGGGGACCTGAAAGGGTGCACTGCAGGTGTAACCGGGGACGCCGAGGGTGAAATTCTCCGGCATGGTGAAAGAAGCGGTGGTTGCATCTAGAGTTGGCTTGTTGTAGTTCATTTGGAAGGAGGCGGCGGACTTGGTGATGTCTTGAGTGAGGGAAGAGAGGAGACCGCCACGGCAGCAGTTGAAGAAGCGGTGGTTGTAAGGAGCGGTTGGGGGAAGATCAATGATGAGAGGATGCTTGAGGCAACAGTGTGGTTTGTCTTGGCCTTTGAACTTGGAGCAGTTACCTTGCTCCATTGCCTCTGCTCCCCACATCGCCCAAATCACCTCGTCTCCTTTCCATGCCCATCCCAATCTCCATCCCGGCGCCTCCACGTGCCGGAACAGTTGCAGATTGTATATTGACACCTTCACCTTCAACCatgcattcaattcaattcagtttGATTTGATAGTTGAAACTTAAAAGCAGTTTATgtttttctaataataaataataaataaagtggAGGAGGAAAATTGAAAGAGAAGCAAGGTGAGACCACAACAATCTTATGCATTTCGGTGAGTTAATACAATTTGGCTCTTAAATTTTGAGATCAGACttaatttgatctttaaaattttaataaatttaaattggatcctaaaatttattattgtaatttttattaacctttaaactgatttttattatcgATATATTGATTTGGTATATTAATTtgatgtaatttaaatttttcgtTCAAGTTTTATGTGATCGAGacctattaaaatttttaaaaatttgactacttttaaaattctaaaatttttgaaTTGAATTTGTTATTATCATTTTTGTAAGAATATTGATGAGTCAATTAAATTTATAGAAGATCTAACATATCTAAATCACATAAAACTTAAATGAGTTCAAATCTTAATAAGATAACTGCAAAATTAACACGCTATTCATAAAAATTAGTTCAACAACTAATGCAAATTACTATTGTAAAAtttgaaatctaaattaaatcaattataattttatgaataaatTTGAGTTGGACTTTACTAGAATGCCCTCGTTAGTCCTTACTTTGGAGGAAACAAAATCTACTTGGGTGACGTGGTGCAAAACCATTGGAAGCATATAAGGAAGACAGAAAATTTGGACTGTGACAGCAGCAAAGTGAGAACCCGAACTCAGCAACACCCCAACATAACCCTAACAAACAAGTACGGCGGCccccatttttctttcttttccttaacAAATCCAAACTCCGCAGACATTCTCAAAAcacgttttttttttcaagatcaGATCACCCCAAGAAAAAATGAAATATGATcaatttgatgtaattttttttaaaatcggaTACAAAAATCCGTAGGACCAGGTTGTGTAGCACTGATTGTATCACTTTTATACCTTCCCACATGGTGATGGTGGCCCcagaaaataaaagattaaaatacttgttattaaaaaactaataaataaatatgtaaCAGAAAAAAGAATTGCTTACATCAACCGTAGCCCCATTATCACTTATGAAATCCCATGTGATGGTGATGTTGCCAGAAGGATCCAACGGGTCGTATCCATCTGCATTCTCAGAATAAAGGtaataaaaattaacacaagaaagaagaagaagaagaaaagggtttTGGCTGCTTCTTATACAAAAGGGTATATGTAAAAACTACGTGGAACAATTGGGAAAAAAGGTCCTTACAAGAGAGGGAGAAAGTGATGAAGAATATTATCAAGGCCAAAATGTTGGCCATTGATTTTTGATCCTCCTGaacccaaataaaaataaaataaaggatgttacaaattgaaatttttatttacaaaaggaaattgaaaaataaaaagggggtATATGTATATGGCTAGCTGTGTTTTACTCAGCGATGAGTGTTGTAATGTTCATTTTGATTTTTCACAATCAAATTAGAATattaagagaagaaagaaattaaGGCTGCATTTAATGCGTAAATACAGGATGCATAGGATATGTGtctctgactcataacattcttGAGTTTAGCCTTCAAATTCCATACGTTCTCCTTCGGATTTCGGTAACTGAacattgtatatatattttttcattctatATTTTTCATATAGACCGTCAAAAACTATGCTAAAAGATACTGGGGGAAATAATAAGTTACATGTTACTAATAATATGTTACTATGTACTAAAATTATGAGTTTGCAATTTACTAATACACAATTATGCAAAGAAGCGAAGACATAGTGGAATGGTTGGAGAGACGACCAAAGACATTGAAGCATCTAACATTTGCGTACGGATTTGTTGTTTACTTACGGGGCATATTTTGCATGATACATGAATtccaaaataatttatattatatatgatgaagaacaattattaaaaaatattgtacGTTGAATTCctcttaatttttattatatataatagataacGATTAGAAATTATTGTTCTAATCTCTACATTATAAATTATAGATTATTTTGGGTCCAAGCCACATTTCAATTACTCTTGtttctaaataaattaagctaGTGAATTGGTGAACTCAATTCGAATAATTGTAATCAAACCAAAACCAAAAACCAATCCAGTGAATCCACATTGATTAAAATGGTGAATTGGTGCTAGTTTGAGCCATCGAAAAACATGAAACCTTCAGGTAAATAATAATGTCATCTTTTATTAGTTAATATAAATTCATCATCAAACCATAATCATACATCCAATCACCAATATTGCCTCTTGTTTTTTCTAAAtggagctatatatatatacttgcaaTAACCAATAAAATCGTGTCAATGAAAATGGTActtggataaataaaatataggGGAGAGCCATAGGTAAATTTCAGTCTTCATATTCTGTTTCCTCATCGTCATCATCGTTGTTTGCAGCATATCTCCAACCATCTTCAACGTTGTCACGATCCTCTTCTGTTTCTTCACTATCTTCATCGTAGACTTCTTCTTTCACTGGCCATGACTTTTTAATCGCATTTGATGCGGCTGGAGTAGGAGCTGACCCTTTTCGTTGGGCGATTTTGGCAGGAGGCAACTTCAAGCTTGGTTTCGGTCtactttgcttctgacttttaCCATTTGATCGTTTTCGACCATAGGCGTCTTGTTCACTCGCTTCATCCATTTCATTGTCAGCATTAGCTTGTGCACGCACAGCATTTTCATCGTGGCCTGGGTGCTCCCTCTTCAAATGGAGTTTAAGCTTGTATTCATGGATGTATGCTTTTTCACACCCTTCATAAGGACATGCATAAGGGCGATCAGATGATGCAGAACCGTAAGTTCCACTAGCAGGTTTAGTTGGTTTCGCTGGCTTTTCCGATGGTGGAGTATACTTTGTCAAATCCACTGATGCATTCTGTAAAATGTGattgaaattatgaatcaaaGATGCAGAGACATTACACAGATATCCTATTGAAAGGCTTCAAATGAGAAGATGCAGCATCAGTGATGAGAACAAAAACAATATATACAAGTTCCAAGAACAGGACAGATGACCCAACCTTATCATGCTGAGACGCAATATGATTCTTTAGTTTGTATTCGTGAGCATATCTCTTTCCACAATCTGGGTATGGGCAGATATGATAGTTCTCTTGTGAGTGTGTTTTCATGTGGGACCGCAGGTTGAAATCCAAGGAGAAGGCCTGGATAATAACACTAATATTTAAGCTCACCAGTGATTCAATGTAGGGAATTCAATACAACACAGTAGAAAGTATTAGAACAGATCATTTTAAAAGATAGATCTATCACCTTACCACAACCTTCATGAGGACACACAAAATCTCTTTCCCCTGTATGAATGAGAAAATGTCTTTTCAACTTTGAGCTGTCCAGAAATTTCTGCAATAGAAACGAAACATTCTTAGAAcccttatatgttaaaaataaataaataaaactatggTAGCTGTAACTTAAAACACAACATAAATAAAAGGCCATTATTATGAAACCGATAGGAATTAGTTGATAAGGATCTATTTTGAACTTAGTGTATTACTGCCATGAAACATAAACTTCACACACTTATATTGCATTATTTGGGCCTTCATCCCAACTCAAGCCTTTTAGACGGGAATAGGTCCTAGATATTGTGTGCACGTATCTGAAGTAACAAGCTCACTACCTTTCCACATCCCTCATAGTGGCAAACAAATTGCCTCTCTCCATGGATGTGAGAATGCTTCCTCAAAGCACCAGCATCTATGAATGTCTTTCCACAGCCCTCATAGCTGCATAGGAAAAGTACTTCAGTAGTTGGCTCTGGTTCAGGCTCAGGTGCAGAAggctctttttccttttctttcaagGCCTTTAAGGAATCCTCTGACGatagcgaaaaaaaaaggaaaatttcaGACAGAATACAACAATCACAAAATAAAAGAGTAACATTAATTCATCACAACGTTCATAGCTTTATTCTTTTTGAAAAGACACAAGCAACACATGATACAAAGCCAAAGTTTACAATTATTCAAGATATATAAACACAAATGCGTCATCATGAACAGACTGTACATCAAGTGCCAATTATGGCCCCTTGAATTCTCTACATAAGGGCGAATTCATACCTGTAGAGTTAATTTGAAGCAAATTAAAAACCATCATGAAATTATGgacatcatcaatcaaccaaggaCAACCAGAACAATCATACATGATACAAGTATGAGTGTTCAATTTGATGGATTCAAGTTCAGTTCAGTTCATTCAGAATAAAATAGAATAGTACAAGGAGTAAGAAATTACTTAAGGTCACGTGCAAAGTTGGGAAAAACGGACAAACCTGTTACCCATCTTAGGAGCATGCACTTCCCGCCAGTAGCTACAACGTCTTGAGGAACCCTGAGAGTAAAATTATTCTCAAAATCAGCATTATATATTGCAAACTGAATCAAATTGATTACAAAAATATC
The sequence above is drawn from the Arachis hypogaea cultivar Tifrunner chromosome 4, arahy.Tifrunner.gnm2.J5K5, whole genome shotgun sequence genome and encodes:
- the LOC112795734 gene encoding COBRA-like protein 6 isoform X2, which encodes MWGAEAMEQGNCSKFKGQDKPHCCLKHPLIIDLPPTAPYNHRFFNCCRGGLLSSLTQDITKSAASFQMNYNKPTLDATTASFTMPENFTLGVPGYTCSAPFQVPPTKFTADGHRWQQVLDTWNVTCMYSQYRASPAPKCCVSLSAFYNSTIVPCPVCSCNCKGLPGAHCIDSSSSVLQLPQEESLEVVRCSRHMCPIRIHWHVKQSYKEYWRVKITITNLNLVKNYSQWNIVVLHPNLRSVTQVFSFNYKALPIYGNIRMFWGLEYYNDMLLSGKDGNVQTEMLLHKDTEEFTFREGWTFPRKVSFNGEECVMPSPDNYPSLPNNAHLLTFSSSLLTALYFLLYIIFF
- the LOC112795736 gene encoding zinc finger transcription factor YY1 — protein: METQFNHNLFERRPFLKSKAPAVKWVKQWVPQDVVATGGKCMLLRWVTEDSLKALKEKEKEPSAPEPEPEPTTEVLFLCSYEGCGKTFIDAGALRKHSHIHGERQFVCHYEGCGKKFLDSSKLKRHFLIHTGERDFVCPHEGCGKAFSLDFNLRSHMKTHSQENYHICPYPDCGKRYAHEYKLKNHIASQHDKNASVDLTKYTPPSEKPAKPTKPASGTYGSASSDRPYACPYEGCEKAYIHEYKLKLHLKREHPGHDENAVRAQANADNEMDEASEQDAYGRKRSNGKSQKQSRPKPSLKLPPAKIAQRKGSAPTPAASNAIKKSWPVKEEVYDEDSEETEEDRDNVEDGWRYAANNDDDDEETEYED
- the LOC112795734 gene encoding COBRA-like protein 6 isoform X1 — protein: MWGAEAMEQGNCSKFKGQDKPHCCLKHPLIIDLPPTAPYNHRFFNCCRGGLLSSLTQDITKSAASFQMNYNKPTLDATTASFTMPENFTLGVPGYTCSAPFQVPPTKFTADGHRWQQVLDTWNVTCMYSQYRASPAPKCCVSLSAFYNSTIVPCPVCSCNCKGLPGAHCIDSSSSVLQLPQEESLEVVRCSRHMCPIRIHWHVKQSYKEYWRVKITITNLNLVKNYSQWNIVVLHPNLRSVTQVFSFNYKALPIYGNINDTGMFWGLEYYNDMLLSGKDGNVQTEMLLHKDTEEFTFREGWTFPRKVSFNGEECVMPSPDNYPSLPNNAHLLTFSSSLLTALYFLLYIIFF